One Salmo trutta unplaced genomic scaffold, fSalTru1.1, whole genome shotgun sequence DNA segment encodes these proteins:
- the LOC115190845 gene encoding protein NLRC3-like, with protein sequence MERTGNEGAVMFTHRPLDMRSETLLTVQQDIKAKLKHKYQHISEGIGHHGNQSLLKDIYTELYITEGGSGGLNNEHEVRQIEMASKKQTTQETPIKCNDIFKPLPGQDKPIRTVLTKGIAGIGKTVSVQKFLLDWAEGKANQDVHFMFPLPFRDLNLKKDQYSLMQLLSHYFSELKEIDSIEDGETKTVFIFDGLDECRLPLDFKNNEKCCDVTKPTSVDVLLTNLIEGNLLPSALLWITTRPAAANQIPPVCVDQVTEVRGFNDPQKEEYFRKKIPDQNLANEIIKHMKTSRSLHIMCHMPVFCWISATVLEMMLKEAENDEVPKTLTQMYSHFILIQIIVKNRKYNTSTETNPKDLSQSDKEMILKLAKLAFQQLQKGNLIFYEEDLRECGLDVTEASEYSALCTEIFKEESGLYQEKVYSFVHLSIQEFLAALHVLESCLDKKENVFSPTSDEEKESIQLSDLHRRAVDQALKSENGHLDLFLRFLLGLSLESNQHLLRGLLTQTGSTTQNNKETVERTVRYLSDMIEEESSPERIINLFHCLNELGANSLVEDMQTSLRSGTLSGTRLKPDQCSALAYLFLMSEEVLEEFDLKTYNTSEEGYQRLLPVVKTCKRALLDGCHLTYKSCETLASALQTPNSPLRELDLSNNDLEDRGVELLCVGLTSPLCNIQTLVLGQCGLTEGCCSDLASVLSSPNSQLKQLELRDNDLQDSGVILLSAGLEDPDCKLHTLGLSGCLVTEATITQETL encoded by the exons ATGGAGAGGACTGGCAACGAGGGTGCTGTAATGTTCACCCACAGGCCTCTGGATATGAGAA GTGAAACTCTGCTGACAGTCCAACAAGACATTAAGGCTAAACTGAAACACAAGTATCAACACATATCTGAAGGAATTGGACACCATGGAAACCAAAGTCTGTTAAAGgacatctacacagagctctacatcacagagggtggaagtggagggctcaataatgaacatgaggttagACAGATAGAGATGGCATCCAAGAAACAAACCACACAAGAGACACCAATCAAATGCAATGACATCTTCAAGCCTTTACCTGGACAAGACAAacctatcagaactgtgctgacaaaaggaatcgctggcattggaaaaacagtctctgtgcagaagttcctCCTTGACTGGGCAgagggaaaagcaaatcaggacgTTCATTTCATGTTTCCTCTTCCTTTCCGTGATCTGAACCTGAAAAAGGACCAATACAGTCTGATGCAACTTCTTTCCCACTACTTCTCAGAGCTGAAAGAGATTGACAGCATTGAAGATGGTGAAACCAAAACTGTTTTCatttttgatggtctggatgagtgtcgACTTCCTCTAGACTTCAAAAACAATGAGAAGTGCTGTGATGTCACGAAGCCAACCTCAGTGGACGTGCTACTGACAAATCTCATCGAGgggaatctgcttccctctgctctcctctggataaccacacgacctgcagcagccaatcagatccctcctgtgtgtgttgaccaggtgacagaggtacgagggttcaatgatccACAGAAAGAGGAATACTTCAGGAAGAAAATCCCAGATCAGAATCTGGCCAATGAAATCATCAAACACatgaagacatcaaggagcctccacatcatgtgccacatgccagtcttctgttggatatcAGCCACTGTCCTTGAGATGATGCTGAAAGAGGCAGAGAATGATGAAGTCCCCAAAACTCTGACCCAGATGTACTCACACTTCATTCTCATCCAAATCATTGTGAAGAACAGGAAGTACAACACATCCACAGAAACAAACCCAAAGGACCTGTCTCAGTCAGACAAAGAGATGATCCTGAAACTGGCCAAGCTGGCTTTCCAACAGCTGCAGAAGGGCAACCTGATCTTCTATGAGGAGGACCTGAGAGAGTGTGGCCTTGATGTCACAGAGGCATCAGAGTACTCAGCATTGTGTACAGAGATCTTTAAAGAAGAATCTGGGCTGTACCAAGAGAAGGTCTACAGCTTtgtgcatctgagcattcaggagtttctagcAGCACTGCATGTTTTAGAATCATGTCTGGacaagaaggaaaatgttttctcccccacTAGTGATGAAGAGAAGGAGTCAATCCAGTTGTCTGACTTACACAGGAGAGCAGTGGACCAGGCCTTGAAGAGTGAGAATGGAcacctggacctgttcctccgcttccttctgggcctctcactggagtccaatcagcaTCTGTTACGAGGCCTTCTGACACAGACAGGAAGTACAACACAGAACAATAAGGAAACAGTTGAGAGAACAGTCAGGTACCTTTCAGACATGATCGAGGAGGAATCCTCACCAGAAAGGATCATCAacttgttccactgtctgaatgaacttggTGCCAACTCTCTAGTTGAAGACATGCAGACCTCCCTGCGATCAGGAACTCTTTCAGGAACAAGACTAAAACCTGACCAATGTTCAGCCCTGGCCTACCTGTTTCTGATGTCAgaggaggtgctggaggagtTTGACCTGAAGACATACAACACATCAGAGGAAGGTTATCAGAGGTTGCTGCCGGTAGTGAAAACCTGCAAGAGAgcact ACTGGATGGCTGTCATCTCACATATAAATCCTGTGagactctggcctcagctctgcagACACCAAACTCCCCCCTGAGAGAACTGGACCTCAGCAACAATGACCTGGAAGACagaggagtggagctgctctgtGTTGGACTAACCAGTCCACTCTGCAACATACAGACACTAGT tctaggtCAGTGTGGTCTGACAGAGGGTTGCTGTTCAGATCTGGCCTCAGTCCTGAGTTCACCCAACTCACAACTGAAACAACTGGAGCTGAGAGACAATGACCTGCAGGACTCAGGAGTTATactgctgtctgctggactggaggatccagactgtaaactacacacactggg gctgtctggctgtctggtcacagagg ctacaatcacccaggagacccTGTAG
- the LOC115190802 gene encoding uncharacterized protein LOC115190802, whose protein sequence is MAVKKETVISRLYLLLRNSSQKEAVQEREKNQMSQGYSEFLLSSPNGSLKLNSWFAFKNPHSTSIYPEKIQLLPADTTPSCCQMILGNTGVDIEMELIGEDERTVWKSVVSKDVYSNDSHPISLTLPGIPAEEFLKKHRAILIQGVKNPMPIADDLSSKSMIGDEEYSRIKAETTEQDRMRELLRSVLPKGPEVTGACLKALIEHEYHLVKHLSGSST, encoded by the exons ATGGCAGTAAAAAAGGAAACAGTAATTTCAAGGCTGTACCTGCTCCTCAGAAACTCCAGTCAGAAAGAG GCTGTTCAGGAACGGGAGAAAAATCAGATGTCCCAAGGATATTCAGAATTTCTCCTGTCAAGTCCAAACGGGTCCTTAAAGCTGAACAGTTGGTTTGCGTTCAAGAATCCCCACTCCACTTCCATCTATCCAGAG AAGATTCAGCTGTTacctgcagacaccacaccaagcTGTTGTCAGATGATATTGGGAAACACAGGGGTTGACATTGAGATGGAGTTAATCGGGGAAGATGAGAGGACAGTATGGAAATCAGTGGTATCAAAAG ATGTATACAGCAACGACTCTCATCCAATAT CATTAACACTCCCTGGGATTCCTGCTGAGGAGTTTCTGAAGAAACACAGAGCTATACTCATTCAGGGAGTCAAAAACCCAATGCCAATAGCAGATGATCTGTCGTCAAAGAGCATGATTGGTGATGAAGAGTACTCcagaataaaagctgaaacaacTGAACAGGACCGAATGAGAGAACTACTGAGATCAGTCCTCCCTAAAGGACCAGAAGTGACGGGAGCTTGTCTCAAAGCTCTCATTGAACATGAATACCATCTTGTTAAGCACTTGAGTGGATCTAG CACgtaa